Genomic segment of Microbacterium sp. M28:
ACCACCATGCGTCGTTGCCGAGGTCCGCGTAAGAGTCGTCGTAGAAGAACCACTTGTCCATGTCGATGCTGGACCACAGCTCCACCCAGTTCCAAGCCACGAAGGCGTCGATCGCGAAGATCACGACGGCGACCAGCCGCAGCCACCACGGCCGGAAGTCGATCAGCCGGAACCTGTCGACGACGTCGTGCTCCCGAAGCCACCAGCCCAGGACGAAGAACGGTAGGAAGCCGAGCGTGCGCGAGAGCGAGAACGTGCTGTCGACGTTGGGCAGGTACCCCGCTCCGATCGAGATCAGCAGTGCCCAGAGCAGCGGCCAGCGCAGGAGGGCGAGGTAGGGGAGCACGAGCCGGAAGATGCCGAGAGCCAGAAGGAACCAGAGCGTCCAGGACGGCTCGGTGAGATTCGGAGACGCCTGACCCTCCACGAGCCACTTCGTCAGGGTCCACAGCATCTCGAAGATGACGTACGGCACCAGGATGTCCGTGATGACCCGCGCCATCTGGCGCTTGGTCGGCGGCGCGGACTTCGAGAAGTAGCCGGCGATGATCGCGAACGCGGGCATGTGGAAGGCGTAGAACGACAGGTACAGCGCCATGGCGATGTCGGAGTCGTAGGTGAGACGCTGGATGGCGTGACCCAGCACCACCAGCACGATGCAGGCGTAGCGGGCGTTGTCCCAGAAGGGAACACGACGGCGAGGCCGCTGGATCGATCCGGTGACGGGGCCGGTCGGAGGATGCGCGGCACTGCTCATCCTCCGAGGCTACCCGGGGTTCGGGAATAAAGTTGTGCGCACCGCGTTGACACAGATACATTCAAACGAATACAACTGGATGCCTCGGCATCCGTCCTGGAGGCATCACATGAGCGAGCAGACCGTCACCGCGGGGATGCAGTTCGGCATCTTCAGCGTCAGCGACATCACGCAGAACCCGGTCACGGGTGAGACGCCGAGCGAGGCGCAGAAGATCAAGGACGCAATCACGATCGCGAAGCACGTCGAGGACGTGGGGCTGGACGTCTATGCCATCGGCGAGCACCACAACCCGCCGTTCTGGTCGTCCTCGCCCTCGACGACGCTCGCCGCGATCGCCGGTCAGACCGATCGGATCATCCTCTCCACGTCGACCACGCTGATCACTACGAACGACCCGGTCAAGATCGCCGAGGACTTCGCGATGCTCCAGCATGTGTCGGACGGTCGCACCGACATCATGCTCGGCCGCGGTAACACCGGCCCCGTGTACCCGTGGTTCGGCAAGGACATCCGCCAGGGACTCCCGCTCGCGATCGAGAGCTACAACCTGCTGCACCGGCTGTGGCGCGAGGACGTCGTGGACTGGGAGGGCAAGTTCCGTACCCCTTTGCAGGGCTTCACGTCGACACCGCGTCCGCTCGACGGCGTCGCGCCGTTCGTGTGGCACGGTTCGATCCGCACGCCCGAGATCGCCGAGCAGGCCGCGTACTACGGCGACGGCTTCTTCGCGAACAACATCTTCTGGCCCAAGGAGCACTACCAGCGGCTGATCGAGCTGTACCGCCAGCGCTGGGCGCACTACGGCCACGGCGATCCCGAGACCGCGATCGTGGGACTGGGCGGCCAGGTGTTCATGCGCGCGAACTCGCAGGACGCCGTGAACGAGTTCCGCCCGTTCTTCGACAACGCACCGGTGTACGGCCACGGCCCCAGCATGGAGGACTTCACGGAGATGACGCCGCTGACGGTCGGCTCGCCGCAGCAGGTCATCGACCGGTACGCCGCGATGCGTGACACGTTCGGCGACTATCAGCGTCAGCTGTTCCTCATCGATCACGCGGGGCTGCCGCTGAAGACGGTGCTCGAACAGCTCGACATCCTCGGTGGAGAGGTGGTTCCGGTGCTCCGGCGCGAGTTGGCCGAGAATCGTCCCGCCTCCGTGCCGGATGCCCCGACGCACGCGTCTCTGGTCGCCGCAGCCTACGGCGACGGGCCCGCACGGGAGGCGCGCCCCGGCGCGAACCGCGGCGACAACCTCACCGCGGGTTCGCCGTACCAGGACACCCCGCAGCCCGCGGGTGCCGCATTCGGCGTCGGCCGGAAGGAGGCCTGAGATGACCATGCGTCGGATCGCGGTCGTGTCGGCGGGGTTGTCGAACCCGTCCTCCACCCGCATGCTCGCCGACCGGCTGGCAGCCGAGACGACTCGGCTGCTCGCCGAGCGCGACATCGAGGTCAGCGTCGATGTGATCGAGCTGCGCGATCTCGCGCACGACATCACGAACAACCTGCTGACCGGCTTCGCCCCGCCCGCGCTGGAGACGGCGATCAACACGGTCGTCTCCGCGGATGCCCTGATCGCCGTGACCCCGATCTTCTCGACGAGCTATTCGGGGCTGTTCAAGTCGTTCATCGACGTCCTCGATGTCGACTCGCTGACGGGCAAACCCGTCCTCCTCGGCGCCAATGCCGGTACGGCTCGGCACTCGCTTGCGATCGACTACGCGATCCGGCCGCTGTTCGCGTACCTGCACGCGGAGCCGGTCTCGACCGGCGTGTTCGCGGCATCCAGCGACTGGGGCGGCGGAGGCGATGAGGTCGCTCCGCTCGGCAAGCGCGTCGAGAAGGGCGCCAGGGAACTGGCCGACGCCATCGCACGCAAGGATGCCGCCGTCACCGGCGACCCCTTCGATCCGGCGACGTACCTGGGTGAGGGGCGATCGTTCGGACACCTGCTCGGCGGTCTCGCCGGCGAGTGAGACGGAGCGTCACCCGTCAGGACAGAACGAAGGCCGCCCCGATCGGGGCGGCCTTCTCTGTGCGGTCAACCGCTCTTGCGTCGGAACTCGCGGTGCGTCTGGGCCGAGTGCGTCCCGTGGATGGCGGAATCGCCGTCCAGGTGCGCCTCGCCCTGGCGATGCTGCGCGTTCTTCTTCTCGAGCGCTTCCTTGAACTTGCGCTTCATCTCGTCCGAGGAGGAGACGGCGTCGTCTGGCGTGCTCATGCCGCCAGCCTAGTCGGACCGCGGCGCAGAAGGGGAGGGGCTCTTCCGACGCGTGCGGCGCCGGAGCACCAGATCGATGAGCGCCCCGATCGCGACGGCGCAGACCACGGACACGATGATCGCGACCACAGGGCCGCCGGGCAGGATCGTCGCGACGAGCGCTCCGATCGCGGCCTGGTAGGCGGCCCAGCCCGTCGCGGCGAGCGACACGAGAGCGGCGTAGCGGGGGAGCGGGATGCGCGTCGCGCCGGCGGTCACGTTGATCGCGAGCCGTGCGAACGGGATGAAGCGCGCCGTGAACAGGACGACGGCCGTGCCGGATTCGAGGCGCCCTCTGGCCCAGCGGCGCGCTGACCGGACGCGCTCGGACCGCATCCATCGCCAGCGCTCGGTCCCGGCCCAGCGGCCGATCGCATAGCAGAGCAGATCGCCCGACATCGCCGCGACGGCGGCGCAGGCGATCACGGCCCACAACGGCGGTGCGCCGGTGGAGATGGCGAGAGCACCGAGAGCCGTCACCGCGATCTCGCCTGGCACGACGACGAAGAACGCGTCGCCGAGGACCAGCAGGGACATCACCGCGAGGGCCCAGGGACCTGTGACGAGTTCGGTGACGCCATCCGTGATCACTCCGCCACTCTGGCGCGGCGAGGTGAACGGGAACCGAATCGGGGATAGCGGGTGACGGGCAGTCGTGCAACGGGTGAACTCTGCGCGACAACGGGTGCTGCGGTCGGGTCGGGCCGCAGCGGCGCGGGATCCTGGCACGGTGAGAGTCGCGATCGTGACCGAATCCTTCCTTCCGCACATGAACGGCGTGACGGGATCCGTCATGCAGATCCTGCGTCATCTCGAGCGCGAGGGGCACGCAGCCCACATCCTCGCACCGGATGCCGTCGGCATTCCGCAGTCGCTGCACGGCGCGAGGGTGGAGCCGGTGCCGAGCCTCGCGCTGCCCGGGTACCGCAACGTGCGCGTCGGCGCGGCCACCGCGCACCGCGTGGCGGCGTCCCTGCAGCGCTTCCGCCCCGACGTCGTCCATCTCGCGTCGCCGTTCGCGCTCGGCTGGCGGGGCGTGCTCGCGGCCGGCCGGCTCGGCGTTCCGGCGGTCGCGGCGTACCAGACCGATGTCGCCGCGTACACCGAGCGCTACGGCCTTGCGGCGACGACGACCTTCGCGCAGAACCACATCGTGCGCCTGCACCGTCGGGCGACCCTCACGCTCGCACCGTCGTCGGAGTCCGAGCAGCAGCTCGCGGGTCTCGGCGTCGATCGGATCAGGCGATGGGGCAGAGGCGTCGATGCCGAACGCTTCCAGCCGAGTCGGCGCGACGCGGGCTGGCGGCGGACGTCGGCCGAAGAGGTGCTGGTCGGCTACGTCGGACGGCTGGCTGCGGAGAAGCAGGTCGAGGATCTGCGCGCGCTGCGAGGGATTCCCGGAGTGCGCCTGGTCATCATCGGAGAGGGGCCGGCCAGGGCGCGCCTGGAGGCGATGATGCCGGAGGCGCTGTTCCTCGGGCACCTCGAAGGCGACGAGCTCGCGACCGCGATGGCGTCGCTCGACGTGTTCGTGCACCCGGGCGAGAGCGAGACGTTCGGGCAGACGCTGCAGGAGGCGCACGCCAGCGGCGTGCCGATCGTGGCGACGGGAAGCGGAGGTCCACTGGATCTCGTGCGGATGGGCATCGACGGCTGGTTGTACCGCCCCGGTGACCTGGACGACCTGCGCATGCGCGTCGCAGACCTGGCCGGCGACGCGCGCAAGCGACGCGCGTTCGGCGAAGCAGGCCGCATCGCCGTGTCCGGTCGCAGCTGGTCGACGGTGTGCACTCAGCTTCTCGATCATTTCGGCGAGGCCGCGACGCTCCACGCCGTCGACCGGTCGCTGCGCTCGCCGCGCACGCGTAGGCCGGAGCCCGCGGTGTCCTACCCGGGGCGCCGCTGGAACCGTTTCGTGGCGCTCGGCGACTCGCTCACCGAAGGGCTCTGCGACCCGGCGCCGGACGGTGCGCTGCGCGGCTGGGCCGATCGGCTGGCGCTGTTGCTCGCGGCGCGAGGCGGGCTGCACTACGCCAACCTCGCCGTGCGCTCGCGGCGCGTCGACGACGTGTGCGGTGAGCAGCTGCGGCGGGCGCGCGAGCTCCGCCCCGACCTCGTGTCGATCCTGGTGGGGGCGAACGATCTGGTGCGATCGGACGCCGACGTCGCCGCACTGGCGGACAAGCTGGAGGGTGCGGTGCGCACGCTCCGAGCCGACGGCGCCGATGTGCTGCTCGTGACGCCGTTCCTTCCCGATCGCCGAGCCGCCGGGCTGTTCGCGCGGAGGTTCGGCGCGTTCGCGGGTGCGCTCGCGGAGATCGCGGAGCGCACCGGAGCCATGCTGCTGGACACCGATCTGCATCCGTCCCTCGCGGATCGCTCCAACTGGGGCGAAGACCTCGTCCATCTCGGCAGTCGGGGCCACCGGTTCCTCGCGTATCGCGCCGGAGAGGTGCTGGACGTGCCGCACGCGGAGGCGCTCGGCGCCCTGGATGCCGTGCTCCACGAATCCGAGTCGAGCACGCGGGCGGCCTGGTGGCGCGACCATGCGCTGCCGTGGGCGTGGCGGAGGATGCGCGGACGCGTCGCCGGTGACGGGCGCGTGGCCAAGCACGACGACTACGTGTACATCGGCCGGTCGACCAGCCTGCGCCAGGCGCGGGTGAGCTGAGTCGCTGTCGGTCGGCGGGCGTGCGTTCAGCGGCGTCCCATGCCGTGATACCGCCAGTCGGCTGCGCGCCAGCTGCTCGGATCCAGGCAGTTGCGGCCGTCGACGATGATCCGCCGGGCCACCAGGGCACCGGCGCGGTCCGGGTCCATCTCCCGGCGGTACAGGTCCCACTCGGTCACGAGGACCACGGCATCCGCACCCCGCAGGGCCTCATCGCGGTCGTCGGCGTAGGCGAGCTGAGGATGCAGCGCACGCGCGTTCTCGAGCGCGGCCGGATCCGTCACGACGACATCGGCGCCCAGACCGCGCAGCCGGACGGCGACCTCGAGCGCCGGCGAATCCCGGATGTCGTCGCTGAACGGTTTGAAGGCGGCCCCGAGGACGGCGACGCGCGTGCCGTGCACGCGGCCGTCGAGAGCGTCGACGACCATCTGCACCGCTCGGTCCCTGCGGCGCAGGTTGATCGCGTCGACCTCCCGCAGGAACCCGACGGCGTCCCCGTGACCGAGCTCCTCCGCCCGTGCGGCGAAGGCACGGATGTCCTTGGGCAGGCATCCGCCGCCGAAGCCGATGCCGCTGCCCAGATAGCGGCGCCCGATTCGGGTGTCATGGCCGAGCGCGTCCGCGAGCAGGGTCACATCGGCGCCGACGGCCTCGGCGATCTCCGCCATCGCGTTGATGAACGAGACCTTCGTCGCGAGGAAGGCGTTGGCCGCCCCCTTCACCAGCTCGGCGGTCGCGAGGTCGGTGACCAGGAAAGGCGCGCCCGATTCGAGTGCCGTACCGTATGCCTCGCGCAGCCGCGTCGCGGCGCGCTCGCCGTCGGCGCCGTCCGGCACGCCGACGACGATGCGATCGGGGGTGATCGTGTCGTGCACGGCCCAGCCCTCGCGCAGGAACTCCGGGTTCCACACCAGGACGGCCCCGGACGGTGAGATGCGTTCGGCGATGCCCGCCGCCGTGCCCACCGGAACGGTCGACTTGCCGGCGAGCAGGTCGCCGGGGCGCAGATACGGCACGAGCGCGTCGACCGCGGCATCCACGTACCGCAGATCGGCGGCATGGGCGCCGGGGCGCTGCGGGGTGCCGACCGCGAGGAAGTGGATGTCGGCGCCACTCGCGGCCGACATCTCATCGGTGAATCGCAGACGCCCTGAGGCGAGCCCCGCCGCGAGCAGATCGTCCAGGTCCGGTTCGAAGAACGGCGCTCGACCGGAGCGCAGAGCCGCGATCCTCGCCGCATCCACGTCGACGCCGACGACGTCGTGCCCGATCGACGCCATCGCGGCCGCATGGACCGCACCGAGATAACCGCATCCGATCACTGACATGCGCATGAACCCATGTCATCGATGCGCCCGCACCGGTGTACGACCGAGGAGTGAACGCGGCATGACCGGGCGGTGACGGGTTCGGATTTCCGCTGTGATCGCGGATTCGCGAGTTCTCGCTGGTACGCTGACAGGGAGTGGAACCGGCGAGAAGCTGGTCCCCTGTGGTGGGTTCCTCGGCACGAACGGTCGGGTGGTCTTCTACTGGTGGCCAGCGCAGGTGAGATTCGCGGGAATGCCCGCGCGCCCGGACTCTCCGTCTCCGCTCCGATGCACGCTCGCGGATCACACGGACCCGCGAGAGGAAACAAAGAAGGAGAGACCTCTTGGAAGGTCCTGAAATCACCGCCACCGAGGCCGTTCTCGACAACGGCCGCTTCGGCACCCGCACCATCCGCTTCGAGACCGGACGCCTCGCTCAGCAGGCCCAGGGCTCTGTCGCGGCCTACCTCGACGGCGAGACCATGCTGCTGTCGGCCACCTCCGCAGGCAAGCACCCGCGCGAAGGCTTCGACTTCTTCCCGCTGACGGTCGACGTCGAAGAGCGCTCCTACGCAGCAGGCAAGATCCCCGGTTCGTTCTTCCGTCGCGAGGGCCGTCCCTCCACAGAGGCGATCCTCGTCTGCCGTCTGATCGACCGTCCGCTGCGTCCGTCGTTCGTCGACGGCCTGCGCAACGAGGTCCAGATCGTCATCACGGTCCTCTCGATCGCACCCGGCGAGTTCTACGACGCGCTCGCGATCAACGCGGCATCCGCCTCGACCCAGATCTCGGGTCTGCCGTTCTCCGGCCCGATCGCCGGCGTCCGCCTGGCGTTCATCCCCGGTAACGGACAGCACGAGGACCAGTGGGTCGCCTTCCCGACCGCCGAGCAGGTGTCGGAGGCCGTGTTCGACCTCATCGTCGCCGGTCGTGTGGTCACCAAGGCCGACGGCACCGAAGACGTCGCGATCATGATGGTCGAGGCCGAGGCCACCGAGAACAGCTGGAACCTGATCAAGGGCGGCGCCACCAAGCCCAACGAAGAGGTCGTCGCACAGGGCCTCGAGGCGTCCAAGCCGTTCATCGCGCAGCTGGTGAAGGCGCAGGCCGAGCTGGCCGCCACGGCATCCAAGGAGCCCGGCGTCTACCCGGTCTTCCTGCCGTACAGCCAGGAGACCTACGACTTCGTCGCGCAGCGCGCATACGACGACCTCGTCGGCGTCTACCAGATCGCCGACAAGAAGGAGCGTCAGAGCGCTGACGACGCCATCAAGGAGCGCGTCCACGCGGAGCTGCTCGCGGCCGTCGAGGCCGGCGAGCTGCAGGCTGTTGCGACCCTCGAGTTCTCGGCGGCGTACAAGTCGGTCACCAAGAAGATCGTCCGCGGACGCATCCTCAAGGACAGCGTCCGCATCGACGGTCGCGGTCTTGCGGACATCCGTCCGCTGGATGCCGAGGTGCAGGTCATCCCGCGCGTTCACGGTTCGGCGATCTTCCAGCGCGGCGAGACCCAGATCATGGGTGTCACCACGCTGAACATGCTCAAGATGGAGCAGCAGATCGACTCGCTGTCCCCGGTGACGAGCAAGCGCTACATGCACCACTACAACTTCCCGCCCTACTCCACCGGTGAGACCGGTCGTGTCGGGTCGCCGAAGCGTCGCGAGATCGGGCACGGCTTCCTCGCCGAGCGCGCCCTCGTGCCGGTGCTGCCCAGCCGCGAGGAGTTCCCCTACGCGATCCGTCAGGTCTCCGAGGCGCTGAGCTCCAACGGCTCGACGTCGATGGGTTCCGTCTGCGCCTCGACCCTGTCGCTGCTGAACGCGGGTGTGCCACTGCGCGCTCCCGTCGCCGGTATCGCCATGGGCCTGGTCTCCGACGAGGTCGACGGTCAGACCCGCTACGCGGCGCTGACCGACATCCTCGGTGCGGAGGACGCCCTCGGCGACATGGACTTCAAGGTCGCCGGCACGAGCGAGTTCGTCACGGCCATCCAGCTGGACACGAAGCTCGACGGCATCCCGTCCGAGGTCCTCGCCGGCGCCCTGACGCAGGCCAAGGACGCGCGTCTGACGATCCTGAACGTCCTCAACGCGGCGATCGACACGCCGGACGAGATGGCACCGACCGCGCCGCGCGTGATCAGTGTCCAGATCCCCGTCGACAAGATCGGCGAGCTGATCGGCCCGAAGGGCAAGACGATCAACGCGATCCAGGACGAGACCGGCGCGCAGATCTCCATCGAGGAGGACGGCACCGTCTACATCGGCGCGACCGACGGCCCTTCGGCCGAGGCCGCTCGTGCGCAGGTGAACGCGATCGCCAACCCCACCAACCCGGAGGTCGGCGAGCAGTTCCTCGGCACCGTCGTGAAGATCGCCACGTTCGGCGCCTTCATCTCGCTGCTGCCCGGCAAGGACGGCCTGCTGCACGTCACCGAGGTGCGCAAGCTCGCCGGTGGCAAGCGCGTCGAGAACGTCGATGACGTCCTCTCGGTCGGCCAGAAGATCCTCGTGAAGATCACGAAGATCGACGACCGCGGCAAGCTGTCGCTCGAGCCCGTCCTGGACGACGCTCCGGCAGCCGACGCGGCGCCCGAGGCCGAGGCCACCGAGGCCTGATCCTCTGATCGGTCGAAGACCCGGGTCTGCTCCGCACAGGAGAGGATCCGGGTCTTCGTCGTGTCCGGCGTGATGAAAACGTTATGGCGAATTCCCCCGCCGTTCGCCGGAACGGCGGGGGAGTCGACGAACGTCCTCTACTCTCGAAGAAAAGCACCGGGGGGTGCATACAGCGCATGGCAATGCAGGTCGACTCGCGGGGGTGAGAGCATGCGGATATTCGGCGTCGGTACCGCCGGGACACCCGAGGCGGCGCAGAGCGCGCTCGCGCAGCATCCGTCCGCTCCGATCCCGGTCGTCGGCCCAGGCGTGGGGGAGTCGCTGCGCGTTCCGCTCGGCGAGACCGGATTCGAGACGTTCCCGCTCATGCTGGGGGCCGCCGAGTTCGGCTGGAACGTCGATCTGGAGACCAGCCACGAGATCCTCGACCGCTACGTGGAGTTCGGCGGCAACGCCATCCACACCGCCGACGGCTTCTCGGGTGGACGCAGCGAGCACATCATCGGTCAGTGGCTGCGCTCCCGCGGGCGCAGGGACGGGATGCTGCTCAGCGCGCGCATCGGTTCGCACGCCGACAATCCGGGTCTCGGATCGGTCAACCTCGTCAGGGCGGTCGAAGGGTCCCTGACCCGACTGGGCGTCGAACGGGTCGACGTGCTGTACCTGGACGCGACCTTCGACGCGACGACGAACATCGAGGACACGCTGGCGACGGTCGAATGGCTGCGCGAAGCGGGCAAGATCGGTGCCGTCGGCGCGTTCGGATTCAGTCCGGAACGCCTCGTCGAAGCGCGCATCCTCGCCTCAGCGGGCTACCCGCGCATCGAGGTGCTCGATGCGCCGTACAACCTCGTGCGCCGGCAGCCCTTCGAGGGCGACATGCGCCTGGTCGCCGGCGCGCAGACGCTCGCCGTGACGCCGTCGCACGCGCTCGAGCACGGCTTTCTGTCCGGTCGCCATCGCAGCAAGGCGCTCGCCTCGCAGGGCGTGCGCGGAGTGCAGCTGCGCGAGCATCTGAACCGCCGCGGCAACCGCATCCTCAAAGCTCTCGATCAGGTGGCGGACGATCTGCAGGTGCCGGTCGCGGCGATCTCCGTGGCCTGGCTGCTGGCGCAGCGGACCGTGGTCGCGCCGATCGTGAACACCTTCGCGACCCAGCACGTCGATGAGCTCATGCAGGGCGCTGGTGTCGCGCTGTCGCGCACTCAGATCGCCGATCTCACCCGCGCGGGCGACTGAGCATCCGCAACCGCTCGGCTAGGCTGGACAGGCCTGCCGAAGGGGGCGGGCGACGAAGCGAGTGGGTTGTGACGCACTACATATATCTGGTCAGACATGGTGAACATCAGGATGCCGAGCACGGCGTCGATGACGGACCCCTCTCTCCTCGGGGGCAGCGGCAGGCGGAGTTGATCGCCGATCGGCTGTCCGGACTTCCGCTCGACGCCGTATGGCATTCGCCGCTGTTGCGTGCAACCGAGACGGCGCGAGCGATCTCGGCTCGACTGCCCGCGGTGGCCCCTGAGCCGTCGGCGCTGCTGTTCGACTGCGTGCCCACCGGACTCACCGAGGACACGCCGGCGGCGTTCGAGCCGTTCTTCGGATCGATCACGGATGCCGAGATCGAAGCGGGCGGCGCTCAGATGGCCGACGCGGTCAACGAGTTCCTCGTGCGCAAGCAGGGCGACGTGCACGAAGTGCTCATCACCCACAACTTCGTCGTCTCCTGGTTCGTACGGGAAGTCCTCGGCGCCCCGGAATGGCGCTGGATGACGCTGAACCAGGCGCATTGCGGCCTGACGGTGATCGCGCAGAAGCAGGGGCGTCCGTGGACGCTGCTCACGCACAACGACCTCGGTCATCTGCCCGTCGAGCTGCGGACAGGGCTTCCCGACCCCGTCCCGGTGTGACACGAGCCGGATCAGAGGAGGAGTTTGCGGTACCAGCGCGTCGCGTTCGGGTTGTGGTTGTACGCCTCGATCGACTCGAAGCCGCTGCGCTCGTACAGCGCGCCGGCGGATTCGAGCGTGTGGTGCGTGTCGAGCACGAGCTCGGTGGCGCCGAACTCCCTGGCCCGGCGCTCGAGCTCTTCCAGGATCGCCCGACCCCAGCCCTGCCCTCGCGCCTCGGGGCGCAGGAACAGATGCTTGACCTCGTAGCGGACGCCGGCATCCGAGTCGTCCAGCCTGCGGATGCCGCCGCAGCCCACCGCTGCTTCCTCGGGGCCCGCGAGCAGGAAGACGCCGGCGGGCGGTATGAACGCGCCCGGCGCCGGGAAGGTCGGCGTGTACGAGCCACCGGGGAATTCTGCTGCGCGCAGCGCGAAGTACTCGACGAGGATCGCGTGCGATTCGGGGTCGGCGGGGGAGGCGTCGCGGAACTCGAGCATGGCACCAACGCTACTGGCGTCGCGAGGGTCCCGAGCGCGCTCCGCGCGGTGTCCCGGCCGGTGACGGCCGCGAAATAGACTGGGAGCATGACCACGCAGGTAGCACTCGTCGGCGGAACCGGAAAGCTCGGATCGATCATCCGGGACGTGATCGACGGCCTCGAGGGCTTCGAGGTGTCGCGCGTGCTCACCTCGACGAGCGACTGGTCCGAGCTCGACGGTGCCGATCTCGTCGTCGACGCCTCGACCCCGCAGGTCAGCGTCGAGGTCGTCAGGGCAGCCGTCGAGCGCGGTCTCAACGTGCTCGTCGGCACGTCCGGCTGGTCGAACGAGCGCATCGCTCTGGTGCGTCCGCTCGTCGAGGCCGCCGGTACCGGTGCGGTCTTCATCCCGAACTTCTCGCTCGGCTCGGTGCTCGGCTCCGCCCTGGCATCCGCGGCCGCCCCGTTCTTCGACTCCGCGGAGATCGTCGAGGCGCATCGCGACACGAAGATCGATTCCCCCAGCGGCACGGCGGTGCGCACGGCAGAGCTGATCGCGGCCTCCCGAACCGATCAGGGGCCGGTGAGCGCTCCGCACGTCGACCAACGCGCCAGAGGTCAGCAGGTCGCCGGTGTTCCGATCCACTCCCTGCGTCGTCCTGGCGTGATCGCACGGCAGGATGTCGTCCTGTCCGGACCGGGCGAGTCGCTCACCTTCACCCACGACACGGTCGAACCGTCGCTCGCGTATGCGCCGGGCATCCGTCTCGCCGTCCCGTACGCGCTCGGCGCGCGCGGGGTGGTCGTCGGCCTGGAGAACATGGTCGACATCGGCATCCGAGCCCGTTCATGACCGCACGCATCGGCATCGTCCTGATGGGCGTCTGCCTGATCCTGTACTTCATCGTCGCCGGTCAGCAGGCGTTCCTGTTCATGGGCACAGGCGAGCCGATCGCCATCGCCATGGGTGTCGCTGCGATCGTTCTGCCGCTGATCGGTGTCTGGGCGCTGATCCGCGAGATCCAGTTCGGGGTGTCGGCCGATCGCCTCGGGCGCCGGCTGGACGCCGAGGGCGGCATGCCGGAGGCCGAGACCGAGCTGACGGCCCGCGGGAAGATCGCCGAGGCGGATGCCGAGGGCATCGTGACCCGCTATCGGGCCGCCGCGGAGTCCGCGCCGGAGGAGTGGCGTGCCCACTATCGTCTCGGCGTCGTGCAGGACGCGGCCGGGCGTCGCAAGGACGCCCGCGCCAGCATCCGCGAGGCCATCAGGGTGGAGAAGCAGACCCGCTGACGGATCCGCCCCTCCGCGGACGACGACTCAGGCGAGTGTGGCCTCGAGGGTGATCTCGATGCCGGAGAGCGCCTGCGACACCGGGCATCCGGTCTTCGCGTCCTGGGCGATCTGTTGGAACTTCTCGGCCGACAGCCCGGGAACGGACGCGTTCACGTTGAGGTGGCTGCCGGTGATGCCCGTGCCCGGCTTGAACGTGACCGATGCGGTGGTGTTGACGCGCTCGGGGGGAGTGCCGTTCTCGGCCAGGGCATGCGAGAACGCCATGCTGAAGCAGGATGCGTGAGCCGCGGCGATCAGCTCCTCCGGCGTCGTGGTCGTCTCGGAGCCCTCGCTGCGGGACTTCCAGTCGATCGGGAAGGTGCCGAGGTGCGATGTGGCGAACGACACGGTGCCGGATCCCTCGGTGAGTGAACCGGTCCAGGTGGTGGTGGCTTCGCTGGTGACGGGCATGATGTTCCTCCGAAGGTCAGGCGGGTGG
This window contains:
- a CDS encoding UDP-glucose dehydrogenase family protein; this translates as MRMSVIGCGYLGAVHAAAMASIGHDVVGVDVDAARIAALRSGRAPFFEPDLDDLLAAGLASGRLRFTDEMSAASGADIHFLAVGTPQRPGAHAADLRYVDAAVDALVPYLRPGDLLAGKSTVPVGTAAGIAERISPSGAVLVWNPEFLREGWAVHDTITPDRIVVGVPDGADGERAATRLREAYGTALESGAPFLVTDLATAELVKGAANAFLATKVSFINAMAEIAEAVGADVTLLADALGHDTRIGRRYLGSGIGFGGGCLPKDIRAFAARAEELGHGDAVGFLREVDAINLRRRDRAVQMVVDALDGRVHGTRVAVLGAAFKPFSDDIRDSPALEVAVRLRGLGADVVVTDPAALENARALHPQLAYADDRDEALRGADAVVLVTEWDLYRREMDPDRAGALVARRIIVDGRNCLDPSSWRAADWRYHGMGRR
- a CDS encoding aldo/keto reductase — translated: MRIFGVGTAGTPEAAQSALAQHPSAPIPVVGPGVGESLRVPLGETGFETFPLMLGAAEFGWNVDLETSHEILDRYVEFGGNAIHTADGFSGGRSEHIIGQWLRSRGRRDGMLLSARIGSHADNPGLGSVNLVRAVEGSLTRLGVERVDVLYLDATFDATTNIEDTLATVEWLREAGKIGAVGAFGFSPERLVEARILASAGYPRIEVLDAPYNLVRRQPFEGDMRLVAGAQTLAVTPSHALEHGFLSGRHRSKALASQGVRGVQLREHLNRRGNRILKALDQVADDLQVPVAAISVAWLLAQRTVVAPIVNTFATQHVDELMQGAGVALSRTQIADLTRAGD
- a CDS encoding histidine phosphatase family protein, encoding MTHYIYLVRHGEHQDAEHGVDDGPLSPRGQRQAELIADRLSGLPLDAVWHSPLLRATETARAISARLPAVAPEPSALLFDCVPTGLTEDTPAAFEPFFGSITDAEIEAGGAQMADAVNEFLVRKQGDVHEVLITHNFVVSWFVREVLGAPEWRWMTLNQAHCGLTVIAQKQGRPWTLLTHNDLGHLPVELRTGLPDPVPV
- a CDS encoding GNAT family N-acetyltransferase: MLEFRDASPADPESHAILVEYFALRAAEFPGGSYTPTFPAPGAFIPPAGVFLLAGPEEAAVGCGGIRRLDDSDAGVRYEVKHLFLRPEARGQGWGRAILEELERRAREFGATELVLDTHHTLESAGALYERSGFESIEAYNHNPNATRWYRKLLL
- a CDS encoding polyribonucleotide nucleotidyltransferase; this encodes MEGPEITATEAVLDNGRFGTRTIRFETGRLAQQAQGSVAAYLDGETMLLSATSAGKHPREGFDFFPLTVDVEERSYAAGKIPGSFFRREGRPSTEAILVCRLIDRPLRPSFVDGLRNEVQIVITVLSIAPGEFYDALAINAASASTQISGLPFSGPIAGVRLAFIPGNGQHEDQWVAFPTAEQVSEAVFDLIVAGRVVTKADGTEDVAIMMVEAEATENSWNLIKGGATKPNEEVVAQGLEASKPFIAQLVKAQAELAATASKEPGVYPVFLPYSQETYDFVAQRAYDDLVGVYQIADKKERQSADDAIKERVHAELLAAVEAGELQAVATLEFSAAYKSVTKKIVRGRILKDSVRIDGRGLADIRPLDAEVQVIPRVHGSAIFQRGETQIMGVTTLNMLKMEQQIDSLSPVTSKRYMHHYNFPPYSTGETGRVGSPKRREIGHGFLAERALVPVLPSREEFPYAIRQVSEALSSNGSTSMGSVCASTLSLLNAGVPLRAPVAGIAMGLVSDEVDGQTRYAALTDILGAEDALGDMDFKVAGTSEFVTAIQLDTKLDGIPSEVLAGALTQAKDARLTILNVLNAAIDTPDEMAPTAPRVISVQIPVDKIGELIGPKGKTINAIQDETGAQISIEEDGTVYIGATDGPSAEAARAQVNAIANPTNPEVGEQFLGTVVKIATFGAFISLLPGKDGLLHVTEVRKLAGGKRVENVDDVLSVGQKILVKITKIDDRGKLSLEPVLDDAPAADAAPEAEATEA